A part of Gadus morhua chromosome 17, gadMor3.0, whole genome shotgun sequence genomic DNA contains:
- the LOC115529659 gene encoding coiled-coil domain-containing protein 149 isoform X1: MHSPKRTESDWQGLVCEFLVCKRKLESKKDALLILSKELDNCQQERDQYRLMANQLRERHQGLKKKYRELIEGGDPSLPPEKRHLVNLAQLLRDSRERGRKQGEEVKELTQRLSDAQGDNKLLRMSITRQRLGDQDVGVRHFPAYEREDLVLQLERAGLQVVEAEQSVEALADELQDVKAERDAFREKAERLNVELNHILGGPGAPILDLDALCTENRYLHERFSQVQGEVSLLKTHVGKYKTALEKRRFPQGRSSVGLTGVLSAKQVQELLLEECGCSLPATPQSISDLKALASALLDTIQEKNLVVQHQRHTNRILGNRVAGLERKLKTLEVSGLWSLPGARERSPALDETLRPAPLLVPTDASACPAPPPGDQTGSDRASSGRCLAVDSDPATDGAGRGGEADRGGATATLGGPEVQQGAESHRAVIDSRASETVTLTEEEEEEEGLVVEAVVEDEREEEGEGEEGLVVEGVVEEEREREEREEAVEEGEEAVMALVVPGDRDGEGSREDPSGSQEEPLSTSCSSSSSLLRQEEEWGIHCPSRQRDSRPNSSLV; encoded by the exons ATGCACTCTCCGAAGAGGACGGAGAGTGACTGGCAGGGGCTTGTGTGCGAG TTCTTAGTGTGCAAGCGTAAACTGGAGAGTAAGAAGGATGCGCTGCTCATCCTGTCCAAGGAGCTGGATAACTGCCAGCAGGAGAGGGACCAGTATAGGCTGATGGCCAACCAGCTCCGGGAACGCCACCAGGGACTCAAGAAGAAGTACAGAGAGCTCATT GAAGGCGGCGATCCATCCTTGCCGCCAGAGAAACGCCACCTG GTCAACCTGGCCCAGCTGCTGAGGGACTCCAGGGAGCGGGGCAGGAAGCAGggcgaggaggtgaaggagctcACCCAGAGGCTGAGCGACGCCCAGGGGGACAACAAG CTCCTGAGGATGAGCATCACGCGGCAGCGGCTTGGCGACCAGGACGTTGGCGTGCGCCACTTCCCAGCCTACGAGCGAGAGGACCTGGTTCTACAGCTGGAGCGGGCGGGGCTACAG gtggtggaGGCAGAGCAGAGCGTGGAGGCCCTGGCGGACGAGCTGCAGGACGTGAAGGCGGAGCGAGACGCTTTCCGGGAGAAGGCGGAGCGCCTGAACGTGGAGCTCAACCACAtcctggggggccccggggcccccatcCTGGACCTGGACGCCCTCTGCACCGAGAacag GTATTTACACGAGCGCTTCAGCCAAGTTCAGGGGGAGGTGAGCCTCCTGAAGACCCACGTCGGGAAGTACAAG ACCGCCCTGGAGAAGAGGAGATTCCCCCAGGGGCGATCCAGTGTTGGACTGACCGGCGTTCTCTCCGCCAAACAGG tccaggAGCTGCTCCTGGAGGAGTGTGGCTGTAGCCTTCCCGCCACGCCCCAGTCCATCAGCGACCTGAAGGCCCTGGCCAGCGCCCTGCTGGACACCATCCAGGAGAAGAACCTGGTGGTGCAGCACCAGAGGCACACCAACag GATCCTGGGGAACCGAGTGGCGGGTCTGGAGAGGAAGCTGAAGACCCTGGAGGTGTCTGGGCTGTGGAGTCTCCCag GCGCCCGGGAGAGGAGCCCCGCCCTGGACGAGACCCTGcggcccgcccccctcctcgtccccaCCGACGCCTCGGcgtgccccgcccccccaccag GTgaccaaacaggaagtgaccggGCGTCGTCGGGACGGTGCCTCGCCGTCGACAGCGACCCCGCCACGGACGGCGCCGGCAGGGGGGGTGAAGCCGACCGCGGTGGCGCCACGGCAACGCTGGGCGGCCCtgaggtccagcagggggcggagtcCCACCGGGCCGTGATTGACAGCCGAGCGTCGGAGACAGTGACgctgacagaggaggaggaggaggaggaggggctggtggTCGAGGCTGTGGTGGAggacgaaagggaggaggagggggagggagaggaggggcttGTGGTCGAgggtgtggtggaggaggagagggagagggaggagagggaggaggcggtggaggagggagaggaggcggtCATGGCGCTGGTTGTCCCGGGCGACCGCGACGGAGAGGGGTCACGCGAAGACCCATCCGGGAGCCAGGAGgagcccctctccacctcttgctcctcctcctcctcgctcctccgCCAAGAGGAGGAATGGGGTATTCACTGCCCATCGCGCCAAAGGGACTCCCGCCCCAACAGCAGCCTGGTTTAG
- the LOC115529659 gene encoding coiled-coil domain-containing protein 149 isoform X2 gives MHSPKRTESDWQGLVCEFLVCKRKLESKKDALLILSKELDNCQQERDQYRLMANQLRERHQGLKKKYRELIEGGDPSLPPEKRHLVNLAQLLRDSRERGRKQGEEVKELTQRLSDAQGDNKLLRMSITRQRLGDQDVGVRHFPAYEREDLVLQLERAGLQVVEAEQSVEALADELQDVKAERDAFREKAERLNVELNHILGGPGAPILDLDALCTENRYLHERFSQVQGEVSLLKTHVGKYKTALEKRRFPQGRSSVGLTGVLSAKQVQELLLEECGCSLPATPQSISDLKALASALLDTIQEKNLVVQHQRHTNRILGNRVAGLERKLKTLEVSGLWSLPGARERSPALDETLRPAPLLVPTDASACPAPPPGSDRASSGRCLAVDSDPATDGAGRGGEADRGGATATLGGPEVQQGAESHRAVIDSRASETVTLTEEEEEEEGLVVEAVVEDEREEEGEGEEGLVVEGVVEEEREREEREEAVEEGEEAVMALVVPGDRDGEGSREDPSGSQEEPLSTSCSSSSSLLRQEEEWGIHCPSRQRDSRPNSSLV, from the exons ATGCACTCTCCGAAGAGGACGGAGAGTGACTGGCAGGGGCTTGTGTGCGAG TTCTTAGTGTGCAAGCGTAAACTGGAGAGTAAGAAGGATGCGCTGCTCATCCTGTCCAAGGAGCTGGATAACTGCCAGCAGGAGAGGGACCAGTATAGGCTGATGGCCAACCAGCTCCGGGAACGCCACCAGGGACTCAAGAAGAAGTACAGAGAGCTCATT GAAGGCGGCGATCCATCCTTGCCGCCAGAGAAACGCCACCTG GTCAACCTGGCCCAGCTGCTGAGGGACTCCAGGGAGCGGGGCAGGAAGCAGggcgaggaggtgaaggagctcACCCAGAGGCTGAGCGACGCCCAGGGGGACAACAAG CTCCTGAGGATGAGCATCACGCGGCAGCGGCTTGGCGACCAGGACGTTGGCGTGCGCCACTTCCCAGCCTACGAGCGAGAGGACCTGGTTCTACAGCTGGAGCGGGCGGGGCTACAG gtggtggaGGCAGAGCAGAGCGTGGAGGCCCTGGCGGACGAGCTGCAGGACGTGAAGGCGGAGCGAGACGCTTTCCGGGAGAAGGCGGAGCGCCTGAACGTGGAGCTCAACCACAtcctggggggccccggggcccccatcCTGGACCTGGACGCCCTCTGCACCGAGAacag GTATTTACACGAGCGCTTCAGCCAAGTTCAGGGGGAGGTGAGCCTCCTGAAGACCCACGTCGGGAAGTACAAG ACCGCCCTGGAGAAGAGGAGATTCCCCCAGGGGCGATCCAGTGTTGGACTGACCGGCGTTCTCTCCGCCAAACAGG tccaggAGCTGCTCCTGGAGGAGTGTGGCTGTAGCCTTCCCGCCACGCCCCAGTCCATCAGCGACCTGAAGGCCCTGGCCAGCGCCCTGCTGGACACCATCCAGGAGAAGAACCTGGTGGTGCAGCACCAGAGGCACACCAACag GATCCTGGGGAACCGAGTGGCGGGTCTGGAGAGGAAGCTGAAGACCCTGGAGGTGTCTGGGCTGTGGAGTCTCCCag GCGCCCGGGAGAGGAGCCCCGCCCTGGACGAGACCCTGcggcccgcccccctcctcgtccccaCCGACGCCTCGGcgtgccccgcccccccaccag gaagtgaccggGCGTCGTCGGGACGGTGCCTCGCCGTCGACAGCGACCCCGCCACGGACGGCGCCGGCAGGGGGGGTGAAGCCGACCGCGGTGGCGCCACGGCAACGCTGGGCGGCCCtgaggtccagcagggggcggagtcCCACCGGGCCGTGATTGACAGCCGAGCGTCGGAGACAGTGACgctgacagaggaggaggaggaggaggaggggctggtggTCGAGGCTGTGGTGGAggacgaaagggaggaggagggggagggagaggaggggcttGTGGTCGAgggtgtggtggaggaggagagggagagggaggagagggaggaggcggtggaggagggagaggaggcggtCATGGCGCTGGTTGTCCCGGGCGACCGCGACGGAGAGGGGTCACGCGAAGACCCATCCGGGAGCCAGGAGgagcccctctccacctcttgctcctcctcctcctcgctcctccgCCAAGAGGAGGAATGGGGTATTCACTGCCCATCGCGCCAAAGGGACTCCCGCCCCAACAGCAGCCTGGTTTAG